A genomic window from Rhizobium sp. EC-SD404 includes:
- the rpsP gene encoding 30S ribosomal protein S16, which produces MALKIRLARGGAKKRPYYHIVIADVRSPRDGRFIEKVGRWDPMLSKEEGARVQLNEDRIKHWLDHGALPTDRVLRFLDEAGVSKREARNNPDKAKPGKKAQERLAEKKQKEDEAAAKAAEAEAAKNAPAEEAAAE; this is translated from the coding sequence ATGGCACTGAAGATTCGTCTCGCCCGCGGCGGCGCAAAGAAGCGCCCCTATTACCACATCGTCATTGCCGACGTGCGCTCACCGCGCGACGGCCGCTTCATCGAGAAGGTCGGCCGCTGGGATCCGATGCTGTCGAAGGAAGAAGGCGCCCGCGTTCAGCTGAACGAAGACCGCATCAAGCATTGGCTCGATCACGGTGCGCTGCCGACCGACCGCGTGCTGCGCTTCCTGGACGAGGCCGGCGTTTCCAAGCGTGAGGCCCGCAACAACCCGGACAAGGCGAAGCCCGGCAAGAAGGCCCAGGAGCGTCTGGCCGAGAAGAAGCAGAAGGAAGACGAAGCAGCCGCCAAGGCAGCCGAGGCTGAAGCTGCAAAGAACGCTCCGGCTGAAGAAGCCGCTGCGGAATAA
- the ffh gene encoding signal recognition particle protein: MFDNLQDRLGFILNGLTGRGALSDKDVQAALREVRRALLEADVALEVARDFIDRVREKAVGAEIVKSIKPGQMVVKIVHDELVAMLGSEGVTLDLNAPAPVVIMMVGLQGSGKTTTSGKIASRLTKRDKKKVLMASLDTRRPAAQEQLKQLGEQTGVDTLPIIPGQSPTDIASRAVQAARLGGHDVVILDTAGRTHIDEPLMVEMATIKTKANPHEILLVADALTGQDAVNLARNFDERVGITGLVLTRMDGDGRGGAALSMRAVTGKPIKLIGVGEKMDALEEFHPRRVADRILGMGDIVSLVERAAETIDQEKAQAMADRMKAGKFDLNDLSDQLKQMSKMGGMGGIMGMMPGMGKMKDQMAAAGFDDKIFGRQQAIISSMTPTERANPDILKHSRKKRIAAGSGTNAADINKLLKMHRQMADMMKAMGGKGKKAGIFGKMMGGLGGGMGGGLGGPGGMMGGGMPDLSKMDPKQLEALQKQAEAAGLGKGMGGMGGMGGGGLPGLGGPRLPGLGGLPGLPGRKK; this comes from the coding sequence ATGTTCGATAATCTCCAGGATCGCCTGGGCTTCATTCTGAACGGCCTGACAGGCCGTGGCGCGCTGTCCGACAAGGATGTCCAGGCAGCGTTGCGCGAGGTGCGCCGTGCGCTTCTGGAAGCCGACGTAGCGCTGGAAGTGGCGCGCGATTTTATCGATCGTGTCCGCGAGAAGGCCGTCGGCGCCGAGATCGTCAAGTCGATCAAGCCTGGCCAGATGGTCGTCAAGATCGTGCATGACGAGCTGGTCGCCATGCTCGGCTCCGAAGGCGTCACGCTCGATCTCAATGCGCCCGCACCCGTCGTCATCATGATGGTCGGCCTTCAGGGTTCGGGCAAGACGACCACATCGGGCAAGATCGCCAGCCGGTTGACGAAGCGGGACAAGAAGAAGGTCCTGATGGCGTCGCTCGACACGCGTCGCCCGGCCGCCCAGGAGCAGCTGAAGCAGCTCGGCGAGCAGACCGGCGTCGACACGTTGCCGATCATTCCGGGCCAGTCGCCGACCGATATCGCATCGCGTGCAGTCCAGGCGGCCCGTCTCGGCGGCCATGACGTCGTCATCCTCGATACCGCCGGCCGCACGCATATCGACGAGCCGCTGATGGTCGAGATGGCGACCATCAAGACCAAGGCCAACCCGCATGAAATCCTGCTGGTCGCCGATGCGCTGACCGGTCAGGACGCCGTCAATCTGGCACGCAACTTCGACGAGCGCGTCGGCATCACCGGCCTCGTGCTGACCCGCATGGACGGCGATGGCCGCGGCGGTGCTGCACTTTCCATGCGTGCCGTCACCGGCAAGCCGATCAAGCTGATCGGTGTCGGCGAAAAGATGGACGCGCTGGAGGAATTCCACCCCCGCCGTGTCGCCGACCGCATTCTCGGCATGGGCGACATCGTCTCGCTGGTCGAGCGCGCTGCCGAAACCATCGACCAGGAAAAAGCCCAGGCGATGGCCGACCGGATGAAGGCCGGCAAATTCGACCTGAACGACCTTTCCGATCAGCTCAAGCAGATGTCCAAGATGGGCGGCATGGGCGGCATCATGGGCATGATGCCAGGCATGGGGAAGATGAAAGACCAGATGGCTGCCGCCGGGTTTGACGACAAGATCTTCGGTCGCCAGCAGGCGATCATCTCGTCGATGACCCCGACTGAGCGCGCCAATCCCGATATTTTGAAGCACAGCCGCAAGAAGCGCATCGCGGCCGGCTCCGGCACCAACGCCGCCGACATCAACAAGCTTCTCAAAATGCATCGCCAGATGGCGGACATGATGAAAGCCATGGGCGGCAAGGGCAAGAAGGCCGGCATCTTCGGCAAGATGATGGGCGGCCTCGGTGGCGGCATGGGCGGTGGTCTCGGCGGTCCAGGCGGCATGATGGGCGGCGGAATGCCCGACCTTTCCAAGATGGACCCGAAGCAGCTCGAAGCCCTGCAGAAGCAGGCCGAAGCCGCCGGTCTCGGCAAGGGCATGGGCGGCATGGGTGGAATGGGCGGTGGCGGACTGCCCGGGCTTGGCGGCCCGCGTCTGCCCGGCCTCGGCGGGCTCCCGGGCCTGCCCGGACGGAAGAAGTGA
- the trmD gene encoding tRNA (guanosine(37)-N1)-methyltransferase TrmD, whose translation MAFRASILTLYPDMFPGHLGTSLAGRALERGDWSLDTVQIRDFAEDRHRTVDDTPAGGGAGMVLRADILARAIDHASPASDPRPRLLMSPRGEVLRQPMVRELAEGPGVVIVCGRFEGVDQRVIEARGLREVSIGDYILSGGEPAALVLLDAIVRLLPGVMGNALSGQSESFEDGLLEYPHYTRPQLFEDRSIPEVLTSGDHGAVARWRRAEAQKLTETRRPDLLAEKKFHGE comes from the coding sequence ATGGCGTTTCGCGCCAGCATCCTCACGCTGTACCCCGACATGTTTCCCGGCCATCTCGGCACGTCTCTCGCGGGCCGGGCGCTCGAGCGCGGCGACTGGAGCCTCGACACGGTCCAGATCCGCGATTTTGCCGAGGATCGGCACCGGACCGTCGATGACACACCGGCCGGTGGTGGCGCCGGCATGGTGCTGAGGGCCGACATTTTGGCGCGCGCCATCGACCATGCGTCTCCCGCGAGCGACCCGCGACCGCGCCTGCTCATGAGCCCGCGCGGCGAGGTGTTGCGACAACCGATGGTGCGGGAATTGGCCGAGGGCCCCGGTGTCGTCATCGTCTGCGGTCGGTTCGAGGGCGTGGACCAGCGGGTGATCGAGGCGCGCGGCTTACGCGAAGTCTCGATCGGCGACTATATTCTTTCGGGCGGAGAGCCTGCGGCGCTCGTTCTTCTCGATGCGATCGTCCGGCTGCTGCCGGGGGTGATGGGCAATGCCCTTTCCGGCCAATCCGAAAGCTTCGAAGACGGACTTCTCGAGTATCCGCATTATACGCGCCCGCAGCTCTTCGAAGACCGTTCGATCCCCGAGGTGCTGACATCAGGCGACCATGGCGCAGTCGCGCGGTGGCGCAGGGCGGAGGCTCAGAAACTGACCGAGACCCGTCGGCCGGACCTCCTCGCGGAGAAAAAATTCCACGGCGAATGA
- a CDS encoding chorismate mutase — MSEPSAIEQLKGLRKSIDNIDAALIHVLAERFRCTQAVGVLKATHGLPASDPNRESQQIERLRSLARDAELDPDFAEKFLNFIIQEVIRHHEAIAASANGAVTENSAPSGAA; from the coding sequence ATGAGCGAGCCAAGCGCGATCGAACAGCTGAAGGGACTGCGCAAGTCCATCGACAACATCGATGCGGCGTTGATCCACGTGCTTGCCGAGCGCTTTCGCTGCACGCAGGCGGTCGGTGTGTTGAAGGCAACGCACGGCCTTCCGGCCTCTGATCCGAACCGCGAGAGCCAGCAGATCGAACGCTTGCGCAGCCTGGCGCGCGATGCCGAGCTCGATCCGGATTTCGCAGAGAAATTCCTGAATTTCATCATTCAGGAGGTCATCCGCCACCACGAGGCAATCGCTGCTTCGGCCAATGGCGCGGTGACGGAGAATTCCGCTCCCTCCGGAGCGGCCTGA
- the rplS gene encoding 50S ribosomal protein L19: MDIIRELEAEQAAKIEATRKLPEFSPGDTVRVMVRVTEGTRTRVQAYEGVVIARSGGGIHENFTVRKISYGEGVERVFPVYSPLVEAVEVVRRGKVRRAKLYYLRDRRGKSARIVENTGTRARKLNDAERQSAADEKARLEAEKVAAAEALAKEKAAEDAAKNDAAAASE; the protein is encoded by the coding sequence ATGGATATCATCCGTGAACTGGAAGCCGAGCAGGCAGCCAAGATCGAAGCGACACGCAAGCTTCCCGAATTTTCCCCCGGCGACACGGTCCGCGTCATGGTGCGCGTGACTGAAGGTACGCGTACACGCGTGCAGGCCTATGAAGGCGTCGTCATCGCCCGCTCCGGCGGCGGCATCCATGAGAACTTCACGGTTCGCAAGATTTCCTATGGCGAAGGCGTCGAGCGCGTATTCCCGGTCTATTCGCCGCTGGTCGAAGCCGTCGAAGTCGTGCGCCGCGGCAAGGTCCGTCGCGCGAAGCTGTACTACCTGCGCGATCGTCGCGGCAAGTCGGCCCGTATCGTCGAGAACACCGGCACGCGCGCCCGCAAGCTGAATGATGCCGAGCGCCAGTCCGCTGCCGACGAAAAGGCACGTCTGGAAGCTGAAAAGGTTGCTGCAGCCGAGGCTCTGGCCAAGGAAAAGGCCGCCGAAGACGCAGCAAAGAACGACGCAGCTGCTGCTTCCGAATAA
- a CDS encoding transporter substrate-binding domain-containing protein: MIRSTLLGSLAAIATVLALPNMAVAQELPDLGGREIVVVTENAYPPLQFVDPMSGDAIGWEYDAVAEIATRLNLTVTYQNTSWDAMIQAVSDGQYDMGMTGITITEERAQLVDYSDPYMRSEMFMLVRADEDRFTDAAGFTAFEDGLVGAQAGTTPFYVAVYNVLDGNEQNPRIRLFETFGASVQALNTGDVDLVLTDGTAGRGYVNASNGALKLIGDPLGTEDFGFIFPKGSDLVAPINAAIASMRADGTLEALTTKWFLDYELGN; encoded by the coding sequence ATGATCCGTTCCACACTGCTTGGCAGTCTCGCCGCCATCGCCACCGTTCTGGCCCTGCCGAATATGGCCGTGGCCCAGGAACTGCCAGATCTCGGTGGCCGCGAGATCGTGGTCGTCACCGAAAACGCCTATCCGCCGCTGCAGTTCGTCGACCCGATGTCGGGCGATGCGATCGGTTGGGAATATGACGCCGTGGCGGAGATCGCCACGCGGCTCAACCTGACGGTGACGTACCAGAACACCAGTTGGGACGCGATGATCCAGGCCGTCTCGGACGGCCAGTACGATATGGGCATGACGGGCATCACGATCACCGAGGAGCGCGCGCAGCTCGTCGATTACTCCGATCCCTACATGCGCTCCGAGATGTTCATGCTGGTGCGGGCGGATGAAGACCGCTTCACGGACGCTGCCGGCTTCACGGCGTTCGAGGACGGGCTCGTCGGCGCCCAGGCGGGCACGACCCCATTCTATGTCGCGGTCTACAACGTTCTCGACGGCAACGAACAGAACCCGCGCATCCGGCTGTTCGAAACGTTCGGCGCTTCCGTGCAGGCGCTGAACACGGGTGACGTCGATCTCGTGCTGACCGACGGGACTGCGGGCCGCGGTTACGTGAATGCGTCCAACGGTGCGCTGAAGCTGATCGGCGACCCGCTCGGCACCGAAGATTTCGGCTTCATCTTCCCGAAGGGCTCCGATCTCGTCGCGCCGATCAATGCCGCGATCGCGTCGATGCGTGCCGACGGCACGCTGGAGGCGCTGACGACCAAATGGTTCCTCGATTACGAATTGGGCAACTGA
- the rimM gene encoding ribosome maturation factor RimM (Essential for efficient processing of 16S rRNA) produces the protein MKSKQMLLMARIGGAHGIKGEVRAQAFTGDPSAVGDYGPLTAADGRTFEILKAKPSKNIVLLTIKGVSDRNAAEALNGLELFIDRDTLPDDALDDGEVYQDDLIGLAVKDAEGTAHGSIIAVHDFGAGIVLEIKPDRGPSVMIPFSEAAVPELDVDAGWLLVDPIAAGLVDDGEGERSEEEAASRANPGSRRRRPPKDTGAD, from the coding sequence ATGAAATCCAAGCAGATGCTGCTGATGGCACGGATCGGCGGGGCGCACGGCATCAAGGGCGAAGTGCGGGCGCAGGCCTTCACCGGGGACCCGTCCGCAGTCGGAGATTACGGGCCGCTGACTGCCGCCGACGGCCGGACATTCGAAATCCTCAAGGCAAAGCCCTCCAAGAACATCGTGCTGTTGACGATCAAAGGGGTTTCGGACCGCAATGCCGCCGAGGCGCTAAACGGGCTGGAGCTCTTCATCGACCGCGACACGCTGCCGGATGATGCGCTCGACGATGGCGAGGTCTATCAGGACGATCTAATCGGTCTTGCGGTGAAAGACGCTGAAGGCACGGCCCATGGCTCCATCATCGCCGTGCATGATTTCGGCGCCGGCATCGTGCTGGAGATCAAGCCGGATCGTGGTCCGAGCGTCATGATCCCGTTTTCGGAGGCTGCCGTCCCCGAACTTGACGTCGATGCCGGCTGGCTGCTGGTCGATCCGATCGCCGCAGGCCTCGTCGACGATGGCGAGGGCGAGCGCAGTGAGGAGGAAGCCGCCTCACGCGCAAATCCAGGCAGCCGCAGACGGCGTCCGCCGAAGGACACGGGAGCGGACTGA
- the leuC gene encoding 3-isopropylmalate dehydratase large subunit: protein MSKPTTLYDKIWNDHLVDEQPDGTCLLYIDRHLVHEVTSPQAFEGLRLTGRKVRQPEKTLAVVDHNVPTTPDRALGIKNEESRIQVEALAKNAADFGVEYYDAADIRQGIVHIVGPEQGFTLPGTTIVCGDSHTSTHGAFGALAHGIGTSEVEHVLATQTLIQKKAKNMLVRVDGQLPEGVTAKDIILAIIGEIGTAGGTGHVIEFAGEAIRALSMEGRMTVCNMTIEGGARAGLIAPDEKTFAYIKDRPRSPKGMAWDMALDYWKSLKTDEGAHFDRVVTLDAASLPPIVSWGSSPEDVISVSGAVPNPDEIEDENKRISKWRALEYMGLKPGTKITDITLDRVFIGSCTNGRIEDLRAAAKVVEGRKVASTVEAMVVPGSGLVKQQAEQEGLDKIFLDAGFEWREPGCSMCLAMNDDRLKPGERCASTSNRNFEGRQGFKGRTHLVSPAMAAAAAVAGHFVDIREWH, encoded by the coding sequence ATGTCCAAGCCCACGACGCTTTACGACAAGATCTGGAACGACCATCTGGTCGACGAACAGCCTGATGGCACTTGCCTGCTCTATATCGATCGCCACCTCGTCCATGAAGTGACGAGCCCGCAGGCTTTCGAGGGTCTGCGCCTGACCGGCCGCAAGGTGCGCCAGCCGGAAAAGACGCTCGCCGTCGTCGACCACAACGTTCCGACCACGCCGGACCGCGCGCTCGGCATCAAGAACGAGGAAAGCCGCATCCAGGTGGAGGCGCTTGCCAAGAACGCTGCCGATTTCGGCGTCGAGTACTATGATGCCGCCGATATCCGGCAGGGCATCGTGCACATCGTCGGTCCGGAACAGGGCTTCACGTTGCCCGGCACGACGATCGTCTGCGGCGACAGCCACACCTCGACCCACGGCGCCTTCGGAGCGCTTGCGCACGGTATCGGCACGTCGGAAGTCGAGCACGTGCTGGCCACCCAGACGCTGATCCAGAAGAAGGCGAAGAACATGCTGGTGCGCGTCGACGGGCAGCTGCCCGAAGGCGTGACGGCGAAAGACATCATCCTCGCCATCATCGGCGAGATCGGCACCGCTGGCGGCACCGGCCACGTCATCGAGTTCGCCGGCGAAGCGATCCGCGCGCTCTCGATGGAAGGCCGCATGACCGTCTGCAACATGACGATCGAAGGCGGCGCCCGCGCCGGCCTCATCGCGCCGGACGAGAAGACCTTCGCCTATATCAAGGACCGTCCGCGCTCTCCCAAGGGCATGGCGTGGGACATGGCACTGGACTACTGGAAGTCGCTCAAGACCGATGAAGGCGCGCATTTCGATCGCGTCGTCACGCTCGATGCAGCCAGCCTGCCGCCGATCGTGTCATGGGGTTCGTCGCCTGAAGACGTCATCTCGGTGAGCGGTGCGGTACCGAACCCGGATGAGATCGAGGACGAGAACAAGCGTATCTCCAAGTGGCGCGCGCTCGAGTATATGGGCCTGAAGCCGGGAACCAAGATCACCGACATCACGCTCGACCGCGTCTTCATCGGATCGTGCACCAATGGCCGGATCGAGGATCTGCGCGCCGCCGCGAAGGTCGTGGAAGGCCGGAAGGTCGCCAGCACGGTGGAAGCCATGGTCGTGCCGGGTTCGGGCCTCGTCAAGCAGCAGGCCGAGCAGGAAGGCCTCGACAAGATTTTCCTGGATGCCGGCTTCGAGTGGCGCGAGCCCGGTTGCTCCATGTGCCTTGCCATGAACGACGACCGGCTGAAGCCCGGCGAGCGGTGCGCCTCCACGTCCAACCGCAACTTCGAAGGCCGTCAGGGCTTCAAGGGCCGGACGCACCTCGTGTCGCCGGCCATGGCTGCTGCGGCTGCCGTCGCGGGCCATTTCGTCGACATTCGCGAGTGGCACTGA
- a CDS encoding amino acid ABC transporter permease, with product MAHGGAPAGDKDFPYWLIAAGALAIGIAVLIASNDLYAQVLTIVSRGLWITIFVTIVAFALATLLGLGLALMALSGSVALRQIARFYVEIIRGVPVLVLLFYIAFVGAPAFVVAWNAVATPLREAGLVDELLVRDVSLLWRAIIALTIGYSAFIAEVFRAGIQSVDPGQVEAAKALGLSRWHRFRLIILPQAIRTILPPLGNDFVAMVKDSSLVSVLGVADLTQMGKVYASGSFRFFETYSIVAYLYLLLTVGLSIGLRALERRLRRSTGQPEDRRGGWRPKLH from the coding sequence ATGGCCCATGGTGGTGCGCCGGCGGGCGACAAGGACTTCCCTTACTGGCTGATCGCAGCGGGTGCGCTCGCCATCGGCATTGCGGTGCTGATCGCATCGAACGATCTCTACGCCCAGGTGCTGACGATCGTCTCGCGGGGTCTCTGGATCACCATCTTCGTGACGATCGTGGCGTTTGCGCTGGCGACGCTGCTCGGTCTCGGGCTTGCGCTCATGGCGCTGTCGGGATCGGTCGCGCTGCGTCAGATTGCACGGTTCTATGTCGAGATCATCCGCGGCGTGCCGGTACTCGTCCTGCTGTTCTACATCGCCTTTGTAGGCGCGCCGGCTTTCGTCGTCGCCTGGAACGCCGTCGCCACGCCACTGCGCGAAGCCGGGCTCGTCGATGAACTGCTGGTTCGGGACGTCTCGCTGCTCTGGCGGGCCATCATCGCGCTGACGATCGGCTACTCGGCCTTCATCGCGGAAGTCTTCCGGGCCGGGATCCAGTCGGTCGATCCCGGCCAGGTGGAGGCGGCAAAGGCGCTGGGCCTCAGTCGTTGGCACCGGTTCCGGCTGATCATCCTGCCGCAGGCGATCCGCACCATCTTGCCGCCGCTTGGCAACGACTTCGTCGCGATGGTCAAGGATTCCTCGCTCGTCTCCGTGCTCGGGGTCGCCGACCTGACGCAGATGGGCAAGGTCTACGCGTCGGGGTCGTTTCGCTTTTTCGAAACCTATTCGATCGTCGCCTATCTCTATCTGCTGCTGACGGTCGGCCTTTCGATCGGTCTGAGGGCGCTCGAGCGGCGGTTGCGCCGTTCGACGGGGCAGCCGGAGGATCGACGGGGTGGATGGCGCCCGAAGCTCCACTGA